One stretch of Streptomyces sp. MMBL 11-1 DNA includes these proteins:
- a CDS encoding lytic transglycosylase domain-containing protein has translation MAAHIRRRLRKGATTTAVAAAAVAALAASQAPAATLADGSAGGGDPKAAGEDTAGTEDDGAATGNSPYYTDLPPLVTPDKPGSSSNLPVTGSAEAGIPASILAAYKQAERTVATTDPSCRLPWQLLAAIGKVESGQARGGRVDANGTASPRILGPALNGQGFALIKDTDGGAYDGDAVHDRAVGPMQFIPSTWASWGQDANGDGRKDPNNIYDAALAAGRYLCANDRDLAITADLEKAVLSYNRSTEYLRTVRSWFSYYQRGTHEIPDGTGTLPTTPSTPSRSTPSPNPGTPSPGATPSPKPSPDKPGGKPSTGPSKPGDGSPSPTPKPPTSKPTPAETFGSLENAGTGPLRATAGQAFDERVAVLARNALGAPLGKVSVTFTVTGDTGTLFAGAKKTVTMRTAADGTATAPELRAGEKAGEFTVTAVAGSGRPRTLTYAATVTAREADAIARTDEKALVAAPGEKFADAVTVKATYKDAAAAGVAVTATMVKDSLGLFDNDKGPYFKDAAGKPVRTLTTLTTDAEGMLRLPEIFADGTEGTFKLRLTAEGGASVVIELTIKAPEETAPEETTPAETAPPEEGAPEEGASEGTAPKETETPGA, from the coding sequence ATGGCAGCCCACATTCGCCGACGTCTGCGCAAGGGGGCCACGACCACCGCGGTGGCGGCGGCCGCCGTGGCGGCACTCGCGGCTTCGCAGGCGCCCGCGGCGACCCTGGCCGACGGATCCGCCGGCGGCGGTGACCCGAAGGCGGCCGGCGAGGACACCGCGGGCACCGAGGACGACGGCGCCGCGACCGGCAACTCGCCCTACTACACGGACCTTCCGCCCCTGGTCACGCCCGACAAGCCCGGATCCTCCAGCAATCTGCCGGTGACCGGGAGCGCGGAAGCGGGCATTCCGGCGTCGATCCTGGCCGCGTACAAGCAGGCCGAGCGGACCGTCGCGACGACCGACCCCTCCTGCCGGCTGCCCTGGCAACTTCTCGCGGCGATCGGCAAGGTCGAGTCCGGCCAGGCACGCGGCGGGCGCGTCGACGCCAACGGCACCGCCAGCCCCCGCATCCTCGGCCCGGCCCTCAACGGGCAGGGCTTCGCCCTGATCAAGGACACCGACGGCGGGGCGTACGACGGCGACGCGGTCCATGACCGCGCGGTCGGCCCGATGCAGTTCATCCCGTCGACCTGGGCCTCCTGGGGCCAGGACGCGAACGGCGACGGCCGCAAGGACCCCAACAACATCTACGACGCGGCGCTCGCCGCCGGCCGCTACCTCTGCGCCAACGACCGCGATCTGGCCATCACCGCCGACCTCGAAAAGGCCGTGCTGAGCTACAACCGGTCGACGGAGTACCTGCGCACGGTCCGCTCCTGGTTCTCGTACTACCAGCGCGGTACGCACGAGATCCCCGACGGCACCGGAACGCTGCCCACCACTCCGAGCACTCCCTCCCGCTCCACCCCGAGCCCGAACCCGGGAACCCCGAGCCCGGGAGCCACCCCGAGCCCGAAGCCCTCCCCGGACAAGCCGGGCGGCAAGCCGAGCACAGGCCCCTCGAAGCCCGGCGACGGTTCCCCCAGCCCGACGCCGAAGCCGCCCACCTCCAAGCCGACACCGGCCGAGACCTTCGGCTCCCTGGAGAACGCGGGCACCGGGCCGCTGCGCGCCACCGCGGGCCAGGCGTTCGACGAGCGGGTCGCCGTCCTCGCCCGCAACGCGCTCGGCGCCCCGCTCGGCAAGGTGTCCGTCACGTTCACCGTCACCGGGGACACCGGCACGCTCTTCGCCGGCGCCAAGAAGACCGTCACGATGCGGACCGCGGCCGACGGCACCGCCACCGCACCGGAACTCCGCGCGGGCGAGAAGGCCGGGGAGTTCACGGTGACCGCCGTCGCGGGCAGCGGCAGGCCGCGCACCCTGACCTACGCGGCGACCGTCACCGCCCGCGAGGCCGACGCGATCGCCCGGACCGACGAGAAGGCGCTCGTCGCCGCACCCGGCGAGAAGTTCGCGGACGCCGTCACCGTCAAGGCCACGTACAAGGACGCCGCCGCGGCCGGAGTGGCCGTCACCGCCACCATGGTCAAGGACTCCCTGGGGCTCTTCGACAACGACAAGGGCCCGTACTTCAAGGACGCGGCCGGCAAGCCGGTCCGCACCCTGACCACGCTGACGACGGACGCCGAGGGCATGCTCCGGCTCCCGGAGATCTTCGCGGACGGCACCGAGGGCACATTCAAGCTGCGTCTCACTGCGGAGGGCGGCGCCTCGGTCGTCATCGAACTCACCATCAAGGCCCCGGAGGAGACCGCCCCGGAGGAGACGACCCCGGCGGAGACCGCTCCTCCGGAGGAAGGGGCCCCGGAGGAAGGGGCCTCGGAAGGGACCGCTCCGAAGGAGACGGAAACCCCCGGAGCCTGA
- the hrpB gene encoding ATP-dependent helicase HrpB, producing the protein MIRTEALDRLPVRTAVPALRRALDDRGVAVLCAPPGTGKTTLVPLVLAGLTGQGPVRRVVVAEPRRIAARAAARRMAWLLGEQAGERVGFTVRGERVVGRDTVVEVVTTGVLLQRLQRDQELAGVDAVIIDECHERHLDADTVAAFLLDVRETIRPDLRLVAASATTDAEGWARLLGDAPVIEAQGVSHPVEVLWAPPARPVKPPHGMRVDPALLTHVAATVRRALAERAGDVLCFLPGVGEIGRVAGQLAGVDAEVLQVHGRAPAAVQDAVLAGSSGGRRVVLATSVAESSLTVPGVRVVVDSGLAREPRTDHARGLSALSTVRASRAAGRQRAGRAGREAPGVVYRCWDQAEEGRLARFPSPEIKVADLAAFALQAACWGDPDASSLALLDPPPAGAMGAAREVLEAIGAVDGGGRVTERGARMARLGLHPRLARALLDGAREVGARRAAEVVALLSEEPPREYGDDLAAALRTARRGQDGYAARWKQEVRRLSSSLGGGPAGGKDGGRSDDAVVGLVAALAFPERVARARGDGAFLMASGTGAELRDASRLRSAPWLAVAVADRPSHAASARVRLAAVVDEPTALLAAGHLRVRGEEVRWVDGEVVARSVDRLGAVELAARPLRQPDPELVRGALVEGLRREGLGLLRWTRDSEQLRWRLAFLHRVLGAPWPDVADGALLAEAGAWLEPELSRARRRSDLGRIDGGQALRRLLPWATGEAARLDELAPERIEVPSGSRIRVEYGGEQPVLAVKLQELFGMGETPRVAGVPVLVHLLSPAGRPAAVTADLASFWREGYKAVRAELRGRYPKHPWPEDPTTVPATRFTSARLKRS; encoded by the coding sequence GTGATCCGTACCGAAGCCCTGGACCGACTGCCCGTCCGTACCGCTGTGCCCGCCCTGCGGCGCGCTCTCGACGACCGGGGCGTCGCCGTCCTGTGCGCCCCGCCCGGCACCGGCAAGACGACGCTCGTCCCGCTGGTGCTGGCCGGGCTGACCGGCCAGGGCCCGGTGCGCCGGGTCGTGGTCGCCGAGCCGCGCCGGATCGCCGCGCGGGCGGCGGCGCGGCGGATGGCGTGGCTGCTGGGCGAGCAGGCGGGCGAACGGGTCGGGTTCACGGTGCGCGGCGAGCGCGTGGTGGGACGGGACACGGTGGTGGAGGTCGTGACCACCGGGGTGCTGCTCCAGCGGCTCCAGCGGGACCAGGAGCTGGCCGGGGTGGACGCGGTGATCATCGACGAGTGCCACGAGCGGCACCTGGACGCCGACACGGTCGCCGCGTTCCTCCTGGACGTACGGGAGACGATCCGGCCCGATCTGCGGCTGGTGGCGGCGTCCGCGACGACGGACGCGGAGGGCTGGGCGCGGCTGCTCGGCGACGCCCCGGTGATCGAGGCGCAGGGGGTCTCGCACCCGGTGGAGGTCCTCTGGGCGCCGCCCGCCCGTCCGGTGAAGCCGCCGCACGGGATGAGGGTGGACCCCGCCCTGCTGACGCATGTGGCGGCGACCGTGCGGCGGGCGCTCGCCGAGCGGGCGGGGGACGTGCTCTGCTTCCTGCCCGGCGTCGGCGAGATCGGGCGGGTGGCCGGGCAGCTCGCGGGCGTGGACGCGGAGGTGCTCCAGGTGCACGGGCGGGCTCCGGCCGCCGTGCAGGACGCGGTGCTGGCCGGGTCCTCCGGGGGGCGGCGGGTGGTCCTGGCGACCTCGGTGGCGGAGTCGTCACTGACGGTGCCGGGGGTGCGGGTCGTCGTCGACTCGGGTCTCGCCCGGGAACCCCGTACCGACCATGCCCGGGGGCTGAGCGCCCTGAGCACCGTACGGGCCTCCCGGGCGGCCGGGCGGCAGCGTGCCGGGCGTGCGGGGCGGGAGGCCCCGGGGGTGGTGTACCGGTGCTGGGACCAGGCCGAGGAGGGGCGGCTCGCGCGGTTCCCCTCGCCCGAGATCAAGGTCGCCGACCTGGCCGCCTTCGCACTCCAGGCGGCGTGCTGGGGCGACCCGGACGCCTCCTCGCTGGCGCTGCTGGACCCGCCGCCCGCCGGGGCGATGGGCGCCGCCCGGGAGGTGCTGGAGGCGATCGGCGCGGTGGACGGCGGGGGCCGGGTCACCGAGCGCGGCGCCCGGATGGCCCGGCTGGGGCTGCATCCCCGGCTGGCGCGGGCCCTGCTGGACGGCGCGCGGGAGGTCGGGGCGCGGCGGGCCGCCGAGGTGGTGGCGCTGCTGAGCGAGGAACCGCCCAGGGAGTACGGGGACGATCTCGCGGCGGCGCTGCGGACCGCCCGCCGGGGCCAGGACGGATACGCGGCGCGCTGGAAGCAGGAGGTGCGCCGGCTGTCGTCGTCGCTGGGGGGCGGCCCGGCGGGCGGGAAGGACGGCGGCCGCTCCGACGACGCGGTCGTCGGCCTCGTCGCCGCGCTGGCGTTCCCGGAGCGGGTGGCGCGGGCCCGGGGCGACGGGGCCTTCCTGATGGCGTCGGGCACGGGCGCGGAGCTGCGGGACGCCTCTCGGCTGCGCAGCGCGCCCTGGCTGGCCGTGGCGGTCGCGGACCGGCCCTCCCACGCGGCGTCGGCGCGGGTGCGGCTGGCGGCGGTGGTCGACGAGCCCACCGCGCTGCTGGCAGCCGGGCATCTGCGGGTGCGGGGCGAGGAGGTCCGGTGGGTGGACGGCGAGGTGGTGGCCCGGTCGGTGGACCGGCTGGGCGCGGTGGAGCTGGCGGCACGGCCGCTGAGGCAGCCCGATCCGGAACTGGTGCGCGGGGCCCTGGTCGAGGGGCTGCGGCGGGAGGGGCTCGGGTTGCTGCGGTGGACCCGGGACAGTGAGCAGCTGCGGTGGCGCCTGGCGTTCCTGCACCGGGTGCTGGGCGCGCCGTGGCCGGACGTCGCGGACGGGGCGCTGCTCGCGGAGGCCGGGGCGTGGCTGGAGCCGGAGCTGTCGCGGGCCCGTCGGCGTTCCGATCTGGGCCGGATCGACGGGGGCCAGGCGTTGCGGCGGCTGCTGCCCTGGGCGACCGGGGAGGCCGCCCGGCTGGACGAGCTGGCGCCGGAGCGGATCGAGGTGCCGAGCGGCTCCCGGATCAGGGTCGAGTACGGCGGTGAGCAGCCCGTCCTGGCGGTGAAGCTCCAGGAGTTGTTCGGGATGGGCGAGACGCCCCGGGTGGCCGGGGTGCCGGTCCTGGTGCACCTGCTCTCCCCCGCCGGGCGGCCCGCGGCCGTCACGGCGGACCTGGCGTCGTTCTGGCGGGAGGGTTACAAGGCGGTGCGGGCGGAGCTGCGCGGCCGCTACCCGAAGCATCCGTGGCCGGAGGACCCCACGACCGTACCGGCGACGCGGTTCACCTCGGCGCGGCTCAAGCGGTCGTAG
- a CDS encoding class I SAM-dependent methyltransferase — MSQDIHGASSAEPAGPPEPEATRRAADEAESSRASRGWWDRNADEYQSDHGGFLGDDRFVWGPEGLDEADAALLGPADSLKGLDVLEIGAGAAQCSRWLAGRGARPVALDLSHRQLQHALRIGADVPLVEADAGRLPFRDGSFDLACSAYGAVPFVADPVRVFREVHRVLRPGGRWVFSVTHPIRWAFPDEPGPEGLSVAASYFDRVPYVEQDEDGEAVYVEHHRTLGDRVRDVVAGGFRLVDLVEPEWPAWNDQEWGGWSPLRGNLIPGTAIFVCERG; from the coding sequence ATGAGCCAAGACATCCACGGGGCCTCCTCCGCAGAACCCGCGGGACCCCCCGAGCCGGAGGCCACGCGCCGCGCGGCGGACGAGGCGGAGAGCAGCCGGGCCAGCCGCGGCTGGTGGGACCGGAACGCCGATGAGTACCAGAGCGACCACGGCGGCTTCCTGGGGGACGACCGCTTCGTCTGGGGCCCGGAAGGGCTGGACGAGGCGGACGCCGCCCTGCTGGGGCCCGCCGACTCCCTCAAGGGCCTCGATGTCCTGGAGATCGGCGCCGGGGCCGCCCAGTGCTCACGCTGGCTGGCCGGCCGGGGCGCCCGCCCGGTCGCGCTCGACCTCTCCCACCGCCAGCTCCAGCACGCCCTGCGGATCGGCGCGGACGTACCCCTGGTCGAGGCGGACGCGGGCCGGCTCCCGTTCCGGGACGGGTCCTTCGACCTGGCCTGCTCCGCGTACGGGGCGGTGCCGTTCGTCGCCGACCCCGTGCGGGTCTTCCGCGAGGTCCACCGGGTGCTGCGGCCCGGCGGACGCTGGGTGTTCTCCGTGACGCACCCGATCCGCTGGGCGTTCCCGGACGAGCCCGGGCCCGAGGGGCTGTCCGTCGCCGCCTCCTACTTCGACCGCGTCCCCTACGTGGAGCAGGACGAGGACGGCGAGGCCGTCTATGTGGAACACCACCGCACGCTGGGTGACCGGGTCCGGGACGTGGTGGCGGGCGGTTTCCGACTGGTCGACCTGGTCGAACCGGAATGGCCCGCGTGGAACGACCAGGAGTGGGGCGGCTGGTCCCCGCTGCGCGGCAACCTGATCCCGGGCACGGCGATCTTCGTCTGCGAGCGCGGCTGA
- a CDS encoding DUF4184 family protein: MPFTLSHAAAVLPVIRRNGTARWPLFPSALVAGSFAPDITYFADTVVPGAMEFGSFTHTFLGVVTVNVVIAAALVAVWVLLREPLAALLPVRVRGRVHAFVRGQRWTRASFGPSAWLWFAVSGALGAATHVVWDAFTHHSRWGTELVPVLSRVVGGFPVYQFVQYGSSALALVVIGWFAVSGLRLTPEVPAAEEVPVLGRRERWGALGLLGLCVLLGAVHRCVRWYARFGRVESPLDIIPTACFGAGAGLAAGLLLYGVWMRLPGRRPGTRGPARTPAGQGTPVAEGARTEAEAGRR; the protein is encoded by the coding sequence ATGCCGTTCACGCTCAGTCATGCCGCGGCCGTGCTCCCGGTGATCCGCCGGAACGGGACGGCCCGGTGGCCGCTGTTCCCCTCCGCTCTCGTCGCCGGTTCGTTCGCGCCCGACATCACCTACTTCGCGGACACGGTGGTCCCCGGGGCGATGGAGTTCGGGTCGTTCACGCACACCTTCCTCGGGGTCGTCACGGTGAACGTGGTCATCGCGGCGGCGCTGGTGGCGGTGTGGGTCCTGCTGCGGGAGCCGTTGGCGGCGCTGCTGCCGGTACGGGTCAGGGGTCGCGTCCACGCCTTCGTCCGGGGGCAGCGGTGGACGCGGGCCTCGTTCGGTCCTTCCGCCTGGCTGTGGTTCGCCGTCTCCGGTGCCCTGGGCGCGGCCACGCATGTGGTGTGGGACGCGTTCACCCACCACAGCCGGTGGGGGACGGAGCTGGTGCCGGTGCTCAGCCGCGTCGTCGGCGGCTTTCCCGTGTACCAGTTCGTCCAGTACGGCAGTTCGGCCCTGGCCCTCGTGGTCATCGGCTGGTTCGCCGTCAGCGGGCTCCGGCTGACCCCGGAGGTGCCCGCGGCCGAGGAGGTGCCGGTGCTCGGCCGCCGGGAGAGGTGGGGCGCTCTCGGTCTGCTGGGCCTGTGCGTGCTGCTCGGCGCCGTCCACCGGTGCGTCCGCTGGTACGCCCGCTTCGGCCGGGTGGAGAGCCCGCTCGACATCATCCCCACGGCCTGCTTCGGCGCGGGCGCCGGACTGGCGGCCGGGCTTCTGCTGTACGGGGTGTGGATGCGGCTGCCGGGCAGACGGCCGGGGACGCGGGGCCCGGCGCGGACGCCGGCAGGGCAGGGGACCCCGGTAGCGGAGGGGGCCCGTACGGAAGCGGAGGCAGGCCGGAGGTAG
- the rpsA gene encoding 30S ribosomal protein S1 → MTSSTETTATTPQVAVNDIGDADAFLAAIDETIKYFNDGDIVDGVIVKVDRDEVLLDIGYKTEGVIPSRELSIKHDVDPNEVVKVGDEIEALVLQKEDKEGRLILSKKRAQYERAWGTIEKIKEEDGIVTGTVIEVVKGGLILDIGLRGFLPASLVEMRRVRDLQPYVGKELEAKIIELDKNRNNVVLSRRAWLEQTQSEVRQTFLTTLQKGQVRSGVVSSIVNFGAFVDLGGVDGLVHVSELSWKHIDHPSEVVEVGQEVTVEVLDVDMDRERVSLSLKATQEDPWQQFARTHQIGQVVPGKVTKLVPFGAFVRVDEGIEGLVHISELAERHVEIPEQVVQVNDEIFVKVIDIDLERRRISLSLKQANESFGGDPASVEFDPTLYGMAASYDDQGNYIYPEGFDPETNDWLEGFEAQREVWETQYAEAQQRFEQHQAQVIKSREADEAAAAEGAAAPAGAAPAASGGSGGGGGGSYSSESADNSGALASDEALAALREKLAGGQS, encoded by the coding sequence ATGACGAGCAGCACCGAGACCACCGCCACCACTCCGCAGGTTGCGGTCAACGACATCGGCGACGCGGACGCGTTCCTCGCGGCGATCGACGAGACGATCAAGTACTTCAACGACGGCGACATCGTCGACGGCGTCATCGTCAAGGTTGACCGGGACGAAGTTCTCCTCGACATCGGTTACAAGACCGAAGGTGTCATCCCGAGCCGCGAGCTCTCGATCAAGCACGACGTCGACCCGAACGAGGTCGTCAAGGTCGGCGACGAGATCGAGGCCCTGGTTCTCCAGAAGGAGGACAAGGAAGGCCGCCTGATTCTCTCGAAGAAGCGTGCTCAGTACGAGCGTGCTTGGGGCACCATCGAGAAGATCAAGGAAGAGGACGGCATCGTCACCGGTACCGTCATCGAGGTCGTCAAGGGTGGTCTCATCCTCGACATCGGCCTCCGTGGCTTCCTGCCGGCGTCGCTCGTCGAGATGCGTCGCGTCCGCGACCTCCAGCCCTACGTGGGCAAGGAGCTCGAGGCCAAGATCATCGAGCTGGACAAGAACCGCAACAACGTGGTCCTGTCCCGCCGTGCCTGGCTCGAGCAGACCCAGTCCGAGGTTCGCCAGACGTTCCTTACCACCCTGCAGAAGGGTCAGGTCCGCTCCGGCGTCGTCTCGTCGATCGTCAACTTCGGTGCCTTCGTGGACCTGGGTGGCGTCGACGGTCTCGTGCACGTCTCCGAGCTGTCCTGGAAGCACATCGACCACCCCTCCGAGGTTGTCGAGGTCGGCCAGGAAGTCACCGTCGAGGTCCTCGACGTCGACATGGACCGCGAGCGCGTCTCCCTGTCGCTCAAGGCGACGCAGGAAGACCCGTGGCAGCAGTTCGCCCGGACGCACCAGATCGGTCAGGTCGTCCCGGGTAAGGTCACCAAGCTCGTTCCCTTCGGTGCGTTCGTCCGCGTCGACGAGGGCATCGAGGGTCTGGTCCACATCTCCGAGCTGGCCGAGCGCCACGTGGAGATCCCGGAGCAGGTCGTCCAGGTCAACGACGAGATCTTCGTCAAGGTCATCGACATCGACCTCGAGCGTCGTCGCATCAGCCTCTCGCTGAAGCAGGCCAACGAGTCCTTCGGTGGCGACCCGGCCTCGGTCGAGTTCGACCCGACGCTGTACGGCATGGCCGCGTCGTACGACGACCAGGGCAACTACATCTACCCCGAGGGCTTCGACCCCGAGACCAACGACTGGCTCGAGGGCTTCGAGGCGCAGCGCGAGGTCTGGGAGACCCAGTACGCCGAGGCGCAGCAGCGCTTCGAGCAGCACCAGGCCCAGGTCATCAAGTCCCGCGAGGCCGACGAGGCTGCTGCGGCCGAGGGCGCTGCTGCCCCGGCCGGCGCTGCTCCGGCCGCCTCCGGTGGCAGCGGTGGCGGTGGCGGCGGCTCCTACTCCTCGGAGTCGGCGGACAACTCCGGCGCCCTGGCGTCGGACGAGGCGCTTGCCGCGCTGCGCGAGAAGCTCGCGGGCGGCCAGAGCTGA
- a CDS encoding PAC2 family protein, with protein sequence MPDPQSLYEWEPKGLAVVDMALAQESAGLVMLYHFDGYIDAGETGEQIVDGLLETLPHQVVARFDHDRLVDYRARRPLLTFRRDRWTSFEAPTLEVRVVQDATGAPFLLLSGPEPDVEWERFAAAVEQIVERLGVRLAVNFHGIPMGVPHTRPVGLTPHGNRTDLMPGHRSPFDEAQVPGSAEALVEYRLMESGHDVLGVATHVPHYVARSSYPDAALTALEAITAATGLVLPALAHSLRTEAHRTQTEIARQIGQGDEELVSLVEGLEHQYDAVAGSETRGNLVAEPVDLPSADEIGREFERFLAEREGEG encoded by the coding sequence GTGCCTGATCCGCAGAGTTTGTATGAATGGGAGCCGAAGGGCCTGGCCGTCGTCGACATGGCGCTGGCGCAGGAGTCGGCCGGCCTGGTCATGCTCTACCACTTCGACGGCTACATCGACGCGGGCGAGACCGGCGAGCAGATCGTCGACGGCCTGCTCGAAACGCTGCCGCACCAGGTCGTCGCGCGCTTCGACCACGACCGGCTCGTCGACTACCGCGCACGGCGCCCCCTGCTCACCTTCCGGCGTGACCGCTGGACGTCCTTCGAGGCCCCCACCCTGGAGGTGCGGGTGGTCCAGGACGCCACCGGAGCGCCCTTCCTGCTGCTGTCGGGACCGGAGCCGGACGTGGAGTGGGAGCGGTTCGCCGCCGCCGTCGAGCAGATCGTCGAGCGCCTCGGCGTCCGGCTCGCGGTCAACTTCCACGGCATCCCGATGGGCGTCCCGCACACCCGTCCCGTCGGCCTCACCCCGCACGGCAACCGCACCGACCTGATGCCCGGCCACCGCAGCCCCTTCGACGAGGCCCAGGTGCCGGGTTCGGCCGAGGCCCTCGTCGAGTACCGGCTGATGGAATCCGGCCATGACGTCCTCGGCGTCGCCACCCACGTCCCGCACTACGTCGCCCGGTCCTCCTACCCGGACGCGGCGCTGACCGCGCTGGAGGCGATCACCGCCGCGACCGGTCTCGTGCTGCCCGCGCTCGCGCACTCCCTGCGCACCGAGGCCCACCGCACCCAGACCGAGATCGCCCGGCAGATCGGCCAGGGCGACGAGGAGCTGGTCTCCCTCGTCGAGGGCCTGGAGCACCAGTACGACGCCGTCGCCGGCTCCGAGACGCGCGGCAACCTCGTCGCCGAGCCGGTCGATCTGCCGTCGGCCGACGAGATCGGCCGCGAGTTCGAGCGCTTCCTCGCCGAGCGGGAGGGCGAGGGCTGA
- a CDS encoding right-handed parallel beta-helix repeat-containing protein, translated as MRTRSPLTVLLAAALAAGGLTLAGAGTANAAVIDVSTATQLKAALTTVSPGDTIRLADGTYTGNFKATRPGTSGARITLTGSSRAVLTAGGGYGLHLNGASYWTVRGVTVKGGQKGIMTDAANGVVIDSVTVHDLDMEGVHFRNSSKNGVLKNSRIYDTGQNGRGMGEGVYVGSAGGLSDRSDNAQILNNTIGPGVGGESIDIKEGTTGARIIGNTFDGDGLTGANYDDSWVDVKGNNVLVEGNRGSRTTNNGYETHTQQSGWGCGTVFRDNASNLSGATGDKQLAINVTNHSSGCRTTVYASNTVTGGKGLTNIAVTP; from the coding sequence ATGCGCACCCGCTCCCCCCTCACCGTCCTGCTCGCCGCCGCTCTGGCCGCCGGCGGTCTCACCCTCGCCGGCGCCGGGACCGCGAACGCCGCGGTCATCGACGTCAGCACCGCGACCCAGCTCAAGGCGGCGCTCACCACCGTCTCCCCCGGTGACACGATCCGGCTCGCCGACGGCACGTACACCGGGAACTTCAAGGCCACCCGGCCCGGCACGTCCGGGGCGCGGATCACTCTCACCGGCTCCAGCCGGGCGGTCCTGACCGCGGGCGGCGGCTACGGGCTGCACCTGAACGGCGCCTCGTACTGGACGGTCCGGGGCGTCACGGTCAAGGGCGGCCAGAAGGGCATCATGACCGACGCGGCCAACGGTGTCGTGATCGACTCGGTGACCGTGCACGACCTCGACATGGAAGGCGTCCACTTCCGTAACTCCAGCAAGAACGGCGTTCTGAAGAACTCCCGGATCTACGACACCGGGCAGAACGGACGCGGCATGGGCGAGGGCGTGTACGTCGGTTCGGCCGGCGGCCTCTCCGACCGCAGCGACAACGCGCAGATCCTGAACAACACCATCGGCCCCGGCGTCGGCGGCGAGAGCATCGACATCAAGGAGGGGACGACCGGCGCACGGATCATCGGCAACACCTTCGACGGCGACGGGCTGACCGGCGCCAACTACGACGATTCCTGGGTCGACGTGAAGGGCAACAACGTCCTGGTCGAGGGCAACAGAGGGTCGCGCACCACCAACAACGGCTACGAGACCCACACCCAGCAGAGCGGCTGGGGCTGCGGCACCGTCTTCCGCGACAACGCCTCGAACCTCTCCGGGGCCACCGGCGACAAGCAACTCGCCATCAACGTCACCAACCACAGCTCCGGTTGCCGCACCACCGTCTACGCGAGCAACACCGTCACCGGCGGCAAGGGGCTGACCAACATCGCCGTCACCCCGTAA